The following proteins are co-located in the Pseudomonas synxantha genome:
- a CDS encoding DUF2796 domain-containing protein, producing MRRLLLALPFALLPLAAAHAHEDHDHEHGSLGAHEHGVARLNAVLDGQALELELDSPAMNLVGFEHAATSAADKAKVAAARKQLENPQALFNLPKAAGCKVSSQELNSPLFGDKPEAEHDDDEHATDGKGAAAHEHHHDHSEIHAHYQFTCATPTALGNLDLSQVFKTFPATTKIQVQLIGPSGQQGVDATATAATLKF from the coding sequence ATGCGCCGTTTGCTGCTCGCTTTGCCGTTTGCCCTGCTGCCACTGGCCGCCGCACATGCTCACGAAGATCATGACCACGAGCATGGCAGTCTTGGCGCCCACGAACACGGCGTCGCTCGCCTCAACGCGGTTCTGGACGGCCAGGCCCTGGAGCTTGAGCTGGACAGCCCGGCCATGAACCTGGTGGGGTTCGAGCATGCGGCGACCAGCGCCGCCGACAAAGCCAAGGTCGCCGCAGCGCGCAAGCAGCTGGAGAACCCGCAGGCACTGTTCAACCTGCCCAAGGCCGCAGGCTGCAAGGTCAGCAGCCAGGAACTCAACAGCCCGCTGTTCGGTGACAAGCCCGAAGCCGAGCATGACGATGATGAGCACGCCACCGACGGCAAAGGCGCTGCCGCCCACGAGCACCATCACGACCACAGCGAGATCCACGCCCACTATCAGTTCACCTGCGCCACGCCGACAGCCCTGGGCAACCTCGACCTGAGCCAAGTGTTCAAGACCTTCCCTGCGACCACGAAAATTCAGGTACAACTGATCGGCCCAAGCGGTCAGCAAGGTGTTGACGCGACGGCCACCGCAGCCACCCTGAAGTTCTGA